The genomic stretch AATACGAAGTGAAGCTTCCCAGCCTATAAGTATTGAGTGCTGATTGGTACGTTACATGGGTCATCATTCCTGATAATGGCGCATCCTGAGGATTATTGGGGTTTTCGTTTACATCCAAGTAGGATTCACAAGAACTGGCAAATAGCACCATCGTTACCCCAATAATGCTTTTATATATTTTGCTTGATTTTATCATTGCTTTCATTGCTTAGAGTCCAAGATTTAATGTAAAAAAGAAGCTTTGTACGCCGGGATATCCCAGTCCGGTAAATCCTACTGCATTACCTCCGGCTCCTGCGGAAAATGACTCTGGGTCAAATCCGTCCCACGGTGTATAGAGAAGGATGTTATTGGCTGCAACTGAGGCCCTAATAGATCTGAATGGCGTATTTTCAAGCAATTCAGTATCAAAATTATACCCTAACGTTACATTTCGGAGTTTTATATAACTTGCATCTTGAACGAAATTTTCACTGATCGTCCGGTAGGTATTTCTCCAATATCCAGCTCCATAATCTCTTCCATCTGGACCTATACCCTGACCAAGCCATACTTCCTGGGTATTGGCGGATCCATCGGCCAATAAACCATCAAATACCCTTGTCTCATTTCTAACTTCCGTATAATCATTTTTACCAAATGCAGACAGGAAATTATCAAACTGATTGTACTGCTCCACATCCGCCCGGAAATCGATTAAAAAACTCAGATCAAAATTCTTGTATGAAAATTCATTTCTAAGCCCTCCAAACCATTTTGGCACAGCATTGCCAAGGATCAATTGACTACCATTTCTAACTGGAAACCCATTATCCCCAATAATCATAGGCAGGTCGGTTTGTGCATGTTTACTTTCAGGATCCGCACCATACCGCTGATAGCTGGAACCATAGAGGTTACCGTAAGCCATTCCCTCTATCAGCTTCATGGTCACGGTACTTCCCGCATAACCAAACTGTTCACCAACAACAATCTCGTCAATTCCTTCCCTGATGGAAACCACTTCATTTTTATTACGGGTAAAATTACCGGTCACACGCCAGTTAAAATCACTGGTCTGGATAATATCCGCCCCAAGTACTACTTCGACTCCACTATTGAGGATTTCTCCCGCATTGGTGAAATATTCACTGAATCCGGTGGCATCTGAAACCGGAACCCCAATGATCATGTCCTTGGAGTTGGATTTAAAGTAGGTTACATCCAGGTCAAATCTCCCATCAATAAATGAAAGCTGCGTGCCAAATTCAATGGAGGTAGTGAGCTCAGGTCTTAATGCCGGGTCACCAAAGGAACTGTTTCGGCTAAATCCTACTTGGCCATTAAGCGGAAAAACGTCCGGTGCCGCATAGGTAGCTCCCAATCTATGGGGATCGGTATCTTTGCCCACCTGTGCCCAGGACGCCCTTATCTTTCCGAAAGTAAACCAAGAAGGCATGTCCATATTTTCACTGAACACATAACTTAAATTTACCGAAGGATAAAAGAAAGAATTATTCTCTTTAGGCAGTGTTGATGAAATATCATTTCTCCCTGTCAAGTTTATAAAAAGATAATTTTGATAATCCACAGTCAAATCCCCATAAAAGCCAATCAGCCTTTTGATTCTACTATCCTGACTTGCAAAAATTTGCGCGGTATTATTAAGGTTATAAAAATCCGGAATTACAAACTCCGACCCAGTCGAAATTACCCGATCATACCTTTGCTCAAAGATATCATTTCCCAGTCTCAAAGTAGTATTCCACTCTTCGGAAAACTGATGTCTTAAGGTCACATAAAAGTTGGAGGTCAAGTCCCGGGAGTTTATCCTTGTCTCTTCAATAAACCCTGTGGAGCTTAATGCCACTTCACCGTCGATACCTTTTGGGCCAGGCGTAATCTCAGTCCTACTGTCACTTGAGACGTCTGTTCCAAGTCGATAAGACAAGGTCAGCCAATCGGTAGGTCTATAGTTTAGATTAATATTCCCAATGATCCTGTTGACATTATCCTCATAGGTAGCAAATCGCGCATCATAAATTGGGTTGGTATTCCCATAGGTTTTCATGGTACCATCTGGATTAATATAATCGCGAACATCTTGGGTTTCTGCCCAGTACATCATCCGCTCCATAAATCGGTCATGAGGGACTCGATTACCTCCGGAGTTAGAGAAATTCATGGATCCACTAAAATCAAACTTTTCACTGGCCTTTACAGTACCGGAAAGTTTGGCGGTGGTTCTGCTCCAATCACTAAAAGGAATAATACCCTGCTGATCCAATCGACCAAAGGAACCATAGAAAGTAGCATTTTCACTACCCCCTGAAAAGCTAATGTTATTATCAATGTTCAGACCGGTATCAAATGCCCTGTTCCAGTTGTCCTGATACTTGTGCCCCGGTACGGTTTCGGCCACTTCTGCAATCGGCGCTCCCCAAGATGGCCAGAAACTTGACGGATCATATTCTCCACTAAATCCTTGGCCAAATTGATCTTGAAGGTTGGGGATTTTGACCAACTTATCCATTCCGATGGAGCTGTTGATATTGATACGGGTATCTCCTGCTTTCCCTTTTTTGGTACGGATGATCACAGCACCATTCGCTGCACGAACACCATATAAGGCTGTTGCGGCAGCACCTTTCAGGACAGACATAGATTCTATATCATTCGGATTGATATCGGCGGCCCTGTTTGACATGCCTCGAGGAGTATTGCCCGATTCAATAGTTGAATTGTTAATAGGAACACCGTCCACAACAAAAAGTGGCTGGTTATTGGCATTGGGGTCAAGGGAGTTTATCCCTCTAATGACAATCCGGGCACTTTGTCCAGGCGCACCACCAGAATTAGTAATCTGCACGCCCGCCACTTGGCCTTGCAGTGCATTTACTAGATTAGGCTGCTTAGTCTTAGTGATTTCATCCGATCCCACTACTTGAGCAGCATATCCCAAACTTTTTTCACTCTGGTCAATATCAAATGCGGTAACCACAAATTCCCCCATCTCCGACACATCCTCCTCCATTACTACATCGACCGTTGTCCTGTTTTCGATGGCTAAGGTCTGGGTAATATATCCAAGATAACTAAAAACCAAGGTTCCCTCCCTATTTGGCGTATCAATGGAATAATTCCCATCCAAATCCGTCACAGTACCTGTATTGGTTCCCTGCAACAACACACTTACCCCGGGAAGTGGCTCCCCATCTTCCGCGG from Echinicola soli encodes the following:
- a CDS encoding SusC/RagA family TonB-linked outer membrane protein, with translation MKKTFTKLTFLVFVCLFVGSAYGQQVIITGKVTTAEDGEPLPGVSVLLQGTNTGTVTDLDGNYSIDTPNREGTLVFSYLGYITQTLAIENRTTVDVVMEEDVSEMGEFVVTAFDIDQSEKSLGYAAQVVGSDEITKTKQPNLVNALQGQVAGVQITNSGGAPGQSARIVIRGINSLDPNANNQPLFVVDGVPINNSTIESGNTPRGMSNRAADINPNDIESMSVLKGAAATALYGVRAANGAVIIRTKKGKAGDTRININSSIGMDKLVKIPNLQDQFGQGFSGEYDPSSFWPSWGAPIAEVAETVPGHKYQDNWNRAFDTGLNIDNNISFSGGSENATFYGSFGRLDQQGIIPFSDWSRTTAKLSGTVKASEKFDFSGSMNFSNSGGNRVPHDRFMERMMYWAETQDVRDYINPDGTMKTYGNTNPIYDARFATYEDNVNRIIGNINLNYRPTDWLTLSYRLGTDVSSDSRTEITPGPKGIDGEVALSSTGFIEETRINSRDLTSNFYVTLRHQFSEEWNTTLRLGNDIFEQRYDRVISTGSEFVIPDFYNLNNTAQIFASQDSRIKRLIGFYGDLTVDYQNYLFINLTGRNDISSTLPKENNSFFYPSVNLSYVFSENMDMPSWFTFGKIRASWAQVGKDTDPHRLGATYAAPDVFPLNGQVGFSRNSSFGDPALRPELTTSIEFGTQLSFIDGRFDLDVTYFKSNSKDMIIGVPVSDATGFSEYFTNAGEILNSGVEVVLGADIIQTSDFNWRVTGNFTRNKNEVVSIREGIDEIVVGEQFGYAGSTVTMKLIEGMAYGNLYGSSYQRYGADPESKHAQTDLPMIIGDNGFPVRNGSQLILGNAVPKWFGGLRNEFSYKNFDLSFLIDFRADVEQYNQFDNFLSAFGKNDYTEVRNETRVFDGLLADGSANTQEVWLGQGIGPDGRDYGAGYWRNTYRTISENFVQDASYIKLRNVTLGYNFDTELLENTPFRSIRASVAANNILLYTPWDGFDPESFSAGAGGNAVGFTGLGYPGVQSFFFTLNLGL